One Schistocerca nitens isolate TAMUIC-IGC-003100 chromosome 1, iqSchNite1.1, whole genome shotgun sequence DNA segment encodes these proteins:
- the LOC126240466 gene encoding loricrin-like isoform X3 yields the protein MGLLSVIVSVVVALLVTPPAAAVVLIYGGSVEDGAGQWARPEPPTPPTARGLVYLGRADANRCDTHRSGTDPAALDHVAAASSPHGYRGNGYDNLGPGGVPWQGDPHHHPHHHEGGGGSWSSGGGAVGGSGSWSSGGGGSGPWASGGPGGGGGGPWSSGGGGGPWPPGGGGGGGGGGGGSWSSTGGPGGGPWPPSGGGGGSWSSGGSGGPWPPGGGGGQGGGVYRPWGPSGGGGSTAWRPEEHRYGHWDKDPPKHAGGGRWPADRYGGYYGYGGGDGYGYGPAGAPAGHPPVGGGGSPPWPPAGGAGSGGGHWSSSAGHWGGGSGGGSGSGGSWGGGSTGSWGPSSSGGSWGSSGGGTDRWSSGGNKWGSSGSGGPFAWLGAGGNRWGTGGDKWNGDRWGSSGGGSGGGGGGGPGWLSSTDRWGSGATGDRWYTYGGHRYGTGGGGSGGGGGWAGGAPGGGAGWAGGAPSGAGPHGLDPSRDDRYGSGGGGGWVTLRPGGAAGAGSGGGGGGGGWEAERGHGYGGGWDRYGPSGGGAVGGSGSWDQRPAYGGGGGGGSWAGGSGGGSWASGGPGGWSQRPWGGGGAPGGAGGSWFGPQSPPSGGGGYGTRKCASSSGRGTGTATTATATTTTGDTATGSATTTGLARPCPT from the exons GTGGTCGTCGCGCTGCTGGTGACGCCGCCGGCGGCCGCCGTGGTGCTCATCTACGGGGGCAGCGTCGAGGACGGCGCCGGCCAATGGGCGCGCCCCGAGCCGCCGACGCCGCCCACGGCGCGAGGGCTCGTCTACCTGGGCCGCGCCGACGCCAACAGGTGCGACACCCATAG ATCGGGAACAGATCCGGCCGCGCTGGATCACGTGGCGGCAGCATCGTCACCCCACGGCTACCGGGGGAACGGCTACGACAACCTGGGACCGGGAGGAGTGCCGTGGCAGGGtgacccccaccaccacccacacCACCACGAAGGCGGTGGTGGCAGTTGGTCGTCTGGTGGAGGAGCAGTAGGAGGCAGTGGGTCATGGTCATCTGGAGGAGGTGGCAGTGGTCCTTGGGCTTCTGGAggaccaggaggaggaggaggcggtccGTGGTCATCTGGAGGTGGAGGAGGTCCGTGGCcacctggaggaggaggaggaggaggaggaggaggcggtggtTCATGGTCGTCTACTGGTGGACCTGGTGGTGGCCCTTGGCCACCATCAGGAGGCGGGGGTGGCTCGTGGTCTTCAGGAGGGTCTGGTGGTCCTTGGCCACCTGGAGGTGGTGGAGGACAAGGTGGAGGGGTTTACAGGCCTTGGGGACCAAGTGGAGGAGGGGGCAGTACTGCATGGAGACCTGAGGAGCACCGTTATGGGCACTGGGATAAGGACCCACCTAAACATGCTGGTGGAGGTCGGTGGCCTGCTGACAGGTATGGTGGTTACTACGGTTATGGAGGTGGTGATGGCTATGGATATGGACCTGCTGGTGCACCAGCAGGGCACCCACCAGTTGGAGGCGGTGGGAGTCCACCTTGGCCTCCTGCTGGTGGAGCTGGTAGTGGGGGAGGGCACTGGAGTAGCAGTGCAGGTCACTGGGGTGGCGGAAGCGGAGGAGGTAGTGGCAGTGGTGGCTCCTGGGGAGGTGGCAGTACTGGGTCTTGGGGACCGAGCAGCAGTGGTGGTTCTTGGGGGAGCAGTGGCGGTGGAACAGATAGGTGGTCCTCAGGAGGAAATAAGTGGGGTTCTTCTGGGAGTGGAGGGCCATTTGCATGGTTAGGAGCTGGCGGAAACAGGTGGGGAACTGGTGGGGACAAGTGGAATGGTGACAGATGGGGATCTAGTGGAGGTGGcagtggaggtggtggtggaggtgggccTGGGTGGCTTTCCAGCACAGACAGGTGGGGTTCTGGAGCAACAGGAGACAGGTGGTACACATACGGTGGGCACCGGTACGGTACAGGTGGGGGTGGTAGTGGGGGCGGAGGTGGATGGGCAGGTGGCGCACCTGGAGGCGGTGCGGGATGGGCGGGCGGTGCTCCCAGTGGTGCAGGGCCGCACGGGTTGGATCCCTCTAGAGACGACCGCTATGGCAGTGGTGGGGGCGGCGGGTGGGTGACCCTGAGGCCTGGCGGTGCTGCTGGGgccggcagtggcggcggcggcggcggcggcggctgggagGCTGAACGCGGCCACGGCTACGGAGGTGGCTGGGACCGGTACGGCCCGTCTGGGGGAGGCGCTGTCGGAGGCAGCGGATCCTGGGACCAGAGGCCAGCCTACGGTGGCGGAGGTGGAGGCGGAAGTTGGGCCGGCGGCAGTGGAGGCGGAAGCTGGGCCAGTGGTGGCCCCGGGGGCTGGTCGCAACGGCCTTGGGGCGGAGGCGGCGCGCCAGGTGGAGCTGGAGGCAGCTGGTTCGGGCCGCAGTCCCCACCGAGCGGAGGCGGCGGATACG